Proteins encoded in a region of the Triplophysa rosa linkage group LG14, Trosa_1v2, whole genome shotgun sequence genome:
- the dharma gene encoding dharma, translating into MASQKFSNFSIDYILGDTSGQTPPVDHPSSPPDFPGHVTRPDQLYQDGSGGHGEHVALMMNHHLSPSWAGMYSCCGPVSYYQMTCNSDYNSWQQRPFNTPGCDPAENQCHQHAPQRQRNRVRTVFADHQTHQLERLFAVTDYPTVDARAELAKSTGLTEEIVRVWFKNRRARRKRQATRPGKSAKHPQDHHHNTD; encoded by the exons ATGGCGAGTCAGAAGTTTTCAAACTTCTCTATTGATTACATCTTGGGCGACACCAGCGGTCAGACACCTCCAGTGGATCATCCATCATCTCCGCCGGATTTCCCAGGACATGTGACCAGACCCGATCAACTTTATCAGGATGGGTCTGGAGGTCATGGTGAACATGTAGCACTGATGATGAACCATCATCTATCACCATCCTGGGCAGGAATGTACAGCTGCTGTGGTCCGGTCTCATATTATCAGATGACCTGTAATTCCGATTACAACTCGTGGCAGCAGAGGCCCTTCAACACACCAG GTTGTGATCCAGCGGAGAACCAATGCCACCAACATGCGCCCCAAAGACAGCGCAACAGAGTGCGAACGGTGTTCGCGGACCACCAGACGCATCAACTCGAGCGACTCTTCGCTGTCACAGACTACCCTACCGTGGATGCCCGGGCGGAGTTAGCGAAGAGCACCGGCCTCACCGAGGAGATTGTGCGG gtgTGGTTCAAAAATCGACGCGCACGAAGAAAAAGGCAAGCGACCCGCCCTGGCAAAAGCGCGAAGCATCCTCAGGATCATCATCACAATacagattaa